The following proteins are encoded in a genomic region of Pyrus communis chromosome 11, drPyrComm1.1, whole genome shotgun sequence:
- the LOC137708318 gene encoding COBRA-like protein 1: MGFLFRPMIRSVPQFISFATFLVFVLSCTTSFIATEAYDPLDPNGNITIKWDIISWTADGYVAAVTLFNFQKYRHIQAPGWSLGWTWAKKEVIWNMVGGQATEQGDCSRFKTTLPHCCKKNPTVVDLLPGTPYNQQYTNCCKGGVLSSWVQDPEKAVGSFQISVGQAGTTNKTVRLPKNFTLNTPGPGYTCARAKVVKPTKFISPDKRRVTQAMMTWNVTCTYSQILAQKTPTCCVSLSSFYNDTIVPCPKCSCGCQRNATHPGSCVEPDSPYLASVVSASNKNSYTPLVRCTKHMCPIRVHWHVKVNYKQYWRVKVTVTNFNYRMNYSDWNMVVQHPNFDNLTQIFSYNYKSITPYATINDTGMLWGIKFYNDILMQAGPLGNVQSELLFRKDEATFTFDKGWAFPRRVYFNGDNCVMPPPDAYPWLPNSGFRQYVSLLTLIMTCLSTIAVMYAYA; encoded by the exons TTCCGGCCCATGATTCGATCAGTCCCACAATTCATCAGTTTCGCCACCTTTCTTGTCTTTGTGCTTTCTTGCACCACCAGCTTCATTGCAACAG AAGCGTATGATCCACTCGACCCGAACGGAAATATCACCATCAAATGGGATATCATAAGCTGGACTGCTGATGGCTATGTT GCTGCTGTTACACTTTTTAACTTCCAAAAGTATCGGCACATTCAGGCACCAGGATGGTCGCTAGGGTGGACATGGGCAAAGAAGGAGGTTATATGGAACATGGTGGGAGGACAAGCCACAGAGCAAGGGGATTGTTCAAGATTCAAAACAACACTCCCCCATTGCTGTAAGAAGAATCCTACAGTTGTTGATCTATTGCCAGGAACTCCTTACAATCAACAATACACAAATTGTTGCAAAGGAGGGGTACTTAGTTCATGGGTGCAAGATCCAGAAAAGGCTGTAGGTTCTTTTCAAATAAGCGTTGGTCAAGCAGGAACCACAAACAAGACCGTCAGACTGCCTAAAAACTTCACCCTGAACACACCCGGTCCTGGGTATACTTGTGCTCGTGCCAAAGTCGTCAAACCAACTAAATTTATCAGTCCAGATAAAAGGAGAGTCACTCAAGCTATGA TGACATGGAATGTGACGTGCACATATTCGCAAATACTGGCTCAGAAAACTCCTACATGTTGTGTCTCACTCTCATCGTTCTACAATGACACTATAGTGCCCTGCCCAAAATGCTCATGCGGTTGCCAGAGAAACGCAACTCATCCAGGAAGCTGTGTAGA ACCAGATTCCCCCTACTTGGCTTCAGTTGTCTCAGCCTCCAACAAGAACAGCTACACGCCTCTAGTTAGATGCACTAAGCACATGTGCCCAATCCGAGTTCACTGGCATGTCAAGGTGAACTACAAACAATACTGGCGAGTGAAGGTTACAGTTACAAACTTCAATTACAGGATGAATTATTCCGATTGGAACATGGTTGTCCAACACCCAAACTTTGACAATCTGACCCAGATTTTCAGCTACAACTACAAGTCGATAACTCCTTATGCGACAATAA ATGATACTGGCATGTTATGGGGAATTAAGTTCTACAATGATATTCTGATGCAAGCTGGGCCTCTTGGTAATGTACAGTCAGAGCTGCTTTTCCGAAAGGATGAAGCAACTTTCACATTTGATAAGGGTTGGGCGTTCCCTCGAAGGGTCTATTTCAATGGTGATAACTGTGTGATGCCACCTCCAGATGCCTATCCATGGTTGCCAAATTCTGGTTTCCGGCAGTATGTCTCTCTGCTCACTCTAATCATGACTTGTCTATCGACCATTGCAGTCATGTATGCTTATGCTTAA
- the LOC137749353 gene encoding uncharacterized protein — protein sequence MGRWVRPEVYPLMAAMTFVTSLCAFQLTRNMFLNPEVRINKAHRRMAVLENEEEGEKYAEHGLRKFLRTRPPEIMPTINHFFSQEK from the exons ATGGGGCGTTGGGTTAGGCCTGAG GTGTACCCGTTAATGGCTGCGATGACATTTGTGACAAGCTTGTGCGCATTTCAGCTTACAAGGAACATGTTCCTCAACCCTGAAGTCAG AATCAACAAAGCTCACCGTCGAATGGCGGTGCTTGAAAACgaagaagagggagagaagtACGCCGAGCACGGCCTCCGGAAGTTCCTCCGCACACGGCCACCGGAGATTATGCCTACCATCAACCACTTCTTCTCTCAAGAAAAATGA
- the LOC137708319 gene encoding COBRA-like protein 4, with amino-acid sequence MRTLVSVLFFLAIFSCAAAYDPLDPNGNITVKWDIMSWTTDGYVAAVTVNNFQMYRHIMSPGWTLGWTWARREVIWAAVGAEATEQGDCSRFKGNVPHCCKKTPTFVDLLPGVPYNQQFTNCCKGGVLSAWGQDPSTAVSSFQLSVGSAGTTNRTVRLPRNFTLLGPGTGYTCGRARIVPPTIFLTPAGRRRTQALMTWNVTCSYSQLRARKYPSCCVSLSSFYNSTIVHCPSCSCGCQDKRNCVQSDSKMLSVVEDDTKRKANAQPLLQCTRHMCPVRVHWHVMLNYKEYWRVKVSITNFNYRMNYTHWTLVMQHPNFNNVTQVFSFDYKPLIAYSSINDTGMFYGLKFFNDRLVQAGEFGFVQSEMLLQKDKNTFTLREGWAFPRKVYFNGDECQLPPPDVYPFLPNSAQKILLSFSALISSFFFLFIAI; translated from the exons ATGAGAACTTTGGTATCAGTTCTCTTCTTTCTTGCTATCTTTTCATGTGCTG CTGCATATGATCCGTTGGATCCGAATGGAAACATAACTGTAAAATGGGATATCATGTCTTGGACAACAGATGGTTATGTG GCGGCTGTTACTGTGAACAACTTCCAAATGTACCGGCACATCATGAGCCCGGGGTGGACATTAGGGTGGACATGGGCCAGAAGAGAAGTGATATGGGCGGCGGTGGGAGCTGAAGCCACGGAGCAAGGTGACTGCTCCCGGTTCAAAGGGAACGTACCTCATTGTTGCAAGAAAACCCCCACCTTTGTGGACTTGCTTCCTGGTGTTCCTTACAATCAGCAATTCACAAATTGCTGCAAGGGTGGCGTGTTGTCCGCGTGGGGCCAAGACCCCTCGACCGCTGTCTCATCCTTCCAGCTTAGTGTTGGATCAGCCGGCACTACAAACCGTACAGTGAGACTTCCTAGGAACTTCACTCTGCTAGGCCCTGGAACAGGGTACACTTGTGGCAGGGCAAGGATTGTGCCTCCCACAATTTTTTTGACACCTGCCGGACGCCGCAGGACTCAAGCTTTGA TGACATGGAACGTGACCTGCTCATATTCACAACTTCGGGCCAGAAAATACCCAAGCTGTTGTGTCTCTCTCTCGTCCTTTTACAATTCCACAATCGTTCATTGCCCTTCTTGCTCTTGTGGTTGCCAGGACAAGAGAAATTGCGTCCA AAGTGATTCCAAAATGCTTAGCGTGGTTGAAGATGACACTAAGCGGAAAGCCAATGCACAGCCGCTACTGCAGTGCACACGGCACATGTGTCCGGTGAGAGTTCACTGGCATGTGATGCTGAATTACAAGGAGTATTGGCGCGTGAAGGTGTCGATTACAAACTTCAACTATCGGATGAACTACACGCATTGGACTCTGGTTATGCAGCATCCTAATTTCAACAATGTCACACAAGTTTTCAGCTTTGATTACAAGCCTCTTATTGCTTACAGCTCCATAA ATGACACTGGAATGTTTTATGGATTGAAATTCTTCAATGACCGATTAGTGCAAGCCGGGGAATTTGGGTTCGTTCAGTCGGAGATGCTGCTTCAAAAGGACAAGAACACCTTCACTTTGAGGGAGGGGTGGGCATTTCCTCGCAAAGTCTACTTCAATGGCGATGAGTGCCAGTTGCCTCCACCTGACGTCTACCCGTTTCTTCCCAATTCTGCCCAGAAAATTCTACTTTCCTTCTCAGCTTTGATTTCGtcgttctttttcttgtttatagCTATCTGA